The following are from one region of the Coffea eugenioides isolate CCC68of chromosome 2, Ceug_1.0, whole genome shotgun sequence genome:
- the LOC113762811 gene encoding cytochrome b561 and DOMON domain-containing protein At3g61750 isoform X2 — MDVNSSFRISPTQLFIFFLVLFYSEKSNVAADGSPGIDGEALCSGDMSSFLPLPYGKLPNMVCKRLWNTFVLRYSQTEGNVVTIVLSTVYTTGWAGIGFSKDGMMLNSSCMAGWVNVEGHARIKQYYVEGFTPSAVKPDKGELPLTHVPPYVALNGARIYLAFQLKYPVRLKRQPILLAYASAYPQHHHLSLHDDKTTITFDFSSDSAPSPSGTFYRVDDMRKTHGALSVLGWGLFLPYGAIVARYLRHRDPLWYYIHLVIEFLGFILGVAAAVVGLSLSHMLQVDIVGHKTIGIFVLVLSILQVLAFFARPSRDSKNRKYWNWYHSWTGRTAIFLAAVNIILGIHIADAGPGWKISYGFLLGLTLIACIFLETMSRLRGSDDSKFPPSFQMNGS, encoded by the exons ATGGATGTAAATTCAAGCTTCAGAATTTCACCGACGCAGTTGTTCATATTTTTCCTGGTTTTGTTTTATTCAGAAAAATCAAATGTCGCGGCAGATGGTTCCCCTGGTATCGATGGTGAAGCACTCTGCAGCGGTGATATGTCTTCATTCCTTCCCCTTCCATATGGCAAATTGCCGAATATGGTTTGTAAACGGCTATGGAATACATTCGTTCTACGA TATTCCCAGACAGAAGGCAATGTTGTCACAATTGTACTATCAACTGTATACACCACTGGATGGGCAGGCATAGGTTTTTCGAAAGATGGGATGATGCTAAATTCTAGCTGTATGGCCGGATGGGTGAATGTTGAAGGTCATGCAAGGATTAAGCAGTATTATGTAGAAGGCTTCACCCCTTCAGCTGTGAAGCCTGATAAAGGTGAACTGCCTCTGACCCACGTTCCACCATATGTTGCACTAAATGGAGCAAGGATATATTTGGCCTTCCAATTGAAATATCCAGTTCGTCTAAAGAGACAACCAATTTTATTAGCTTATGCAAGTGCCTATCCGCAGCACCACCATCTCTCTCTTCATGATGACAAAACAACAATAACATTTGACTTTTCTTCAG ATTCTGCACCCTCTCCCTCTGGTACATTTTATAGAGTTGATGACATGAGGAAAACTCATGGGGCGTTGAGCGTACTGGGTTGGGGTCTATTTCTCCCTTATGGAGCAATTGTTGCGAGATACCTGAGGCACAGGGATCCTTTGTGGTACTATATTCATTTAGTAATTGAATTTCTAGGCTTCATACTAGGAGTTGCTGCAGCTGTTGTCGGACTTTCGCTCAGCCACATGCTGCAGGTAGATATTGTTGGACATAAAACCATTGGGATTTTTGTGCTTGTCCTCAGCATCCTTCAG GTTTTGGCATTCTTTGCACGACCGAGTAGAGATAGCAAAAACCGCAAGTACTGGAATTGGTATCATAGCTGGACTGGAAGGACTGCTATCTTTCTAGCAGCTGTCAACATAATACTAGGGATTCATATTGCAGATGCCGGACCGGGATGGAAGATAAGTTATGGTTTTCTTCTTGGTCTAACATTGATTGCGTGTATCTTTCTGGAAACAATGTCTAGACTCAGAGGATCTGATGACAGTAAATTTCCTCCATCCTTCCAGATGAATGGCAGTTAG
- the LOC113762811 gene encoding cytochrome b561 and DOMON domain-containing protein At3g61750 isoform X1: MDVNSSFRISPTQLFIFFLVLFYSEKSNVAADGSPGIDGEALCSGDMSSFLPLPYGKLPNMVCKRLWNTFVLRYSQTEGNVVTIVLSTVYTTGWAGIGFSKDGMMLNSSCMAGWVNVEGHARIKQYYVEGFTPSAVKPDKGELPLTHVPPYVALNGARIYLAFQLKYPVRLKRQPILLAYASAYPQHHHLSLHDDKTTITFDFSSGNSDSAPSPSGTFYRVDDMRKTHGALSVLGWGLFLPYGAIVARYLRHRDPLWYYIHLVIEFLGFILGVAAAVVGLSLSHMLQVDIVGHKTIGIFVLVLSILQVLAFFARPSRDSKNRKYWNWYHSWTGRTAIFLAAVNIILGIHIADAGPGWKISYGFLLGLTLIACIFLETMSRLRGSDDSKFPPSFQMNGS, from the exons ATGGATGTAAATTCAAGCTTCAGAATTTCACCGACGCAGTTGTTCATATTTTTCCTGGTTTTGTTTTATTCAGAAAAATCAAATGTCGCGGCAGATGGTTCCCCTGGTATCGATGGTGAAGCACTCTGCAGCGGTGATATGTCTTCATTCCTTCCCCTTCCATATGGCAAATTGCCGAATATGGTTTGTAAACGGCTATGGAATACATTCGTTCTACGA TATTCCCAGACAGAAGGCAATGTTGTCACAATTGTACTATCAACTGTATACACCACTGGATGGGCAGGCATAGGTTTTTCGAAAGATGGGATGATGCTAAATTCTAGCTGTATGGCCGGATGGGTGAATGTTGAAGGTCATGCAAGGATTAAGCAGTATTATGTAGAAGGCTTCACCCCTTCAGCTGTGAAGCCTGATAAAGGTGAACTGCCTCTGACCCACGTTCCACCATATGTTGCACTAAATGGAGCAAGGATATATTTGGCCTTCCAATTGAAATATCCAGTTCGTCTAAAGAGACAACCAATTTTATTAGCTTATGCAAGTGCCTATCCGCAGCACCACCATCTCTCTCTTCATGATGACAAAACAACAATAACATTTGACTTTTCTTCAG GGAATTCAGATTCTGCACCCTCTCCCTCTGGTACATTTTATAGAGTTGATGACATGAGGAAAACTCATGGGGCGTTGAGCGTACTGGGTTGGGGTCTATTTCTCCCTTATGGAGCAATTGTTGCGAGATACCTGAGGCACAGGGATCCTTTGTGGTACTATATTCATTTAGTAATTGAATTTCTAGGCTTCATACTAGGAGTTGCTGCAGCTGTTGTCGGACTTTCGCTCAGCCACATGCTGCAGGTAGATATTGTTGGACATAAAACCATTGGGATTTTTGTGCTTGTCCTCAGCATCCTTCAG GTTTTGGCATTCTTTGCACGACCGAGTAGAGATAGCAAAAACCGCAAGTACTGGAATTGGTATCATAGCTGGACTGGAAGGACTGCTATCTTTCTAGCAGCTGTCAACATAATACTAGGGATTCATATTGCAGATGCCGGACCGGGATGGAAGATAAGTTATGGTTTTCTTCTTGGTCTAACATTGATTGCGTGTATCTTTCTGGAAACAATGTCTAGACTCAGAGGATCTGATGACAGTAAATTTCCTCCATCCTTCCAGATGAATGGCAGTTAG
- the LOC113763981 gene encoding uncharacterized protein LOC113763981, whose amino-acid sequence MRAQLMVEVTSEVSPSTVALAAAARQTGGKLVCILPEVKENKSQQLIEESGLNDIVEFETGDPVDVLHNYENIDFSLIDCTSDNYKKLLDQLDMNPRRSVVVANNLVEGCKGLEGHLRGVEKEAKVRSIKHPIGKGMEITLIGKFSDHNKREKDRGSLSRAEKKGGIVKKTDKSKWIVKVDEKSGEENFYRLSPR is encoded by the coding sequence ATGCGTGCGCAGCTAATGGTTGAGGTCACATCTGAAGTCTCTCCATCAACGGTGGCATTAGCAGCAGCCGCCCGCCAAACCGGAGGCAAACTTGTGTGCATTCTTCCAGAAGTAAAAGAGAACAAATCCCAGCAATTGATTGAAGAATCAGGGCTAAATGACATAGTAGAGTTTGAAACTGGAGACCCTGTTGATGTATTGCACAATTATGAGAACATTGATTTCTCTCTGATTGATTGCACGAGTGATAATTACAAGAAGTTGTTGGACCAGCTGGATATGAATCCAAGAAGATCAGTGGTGGTGGCGAATAATTTGGTGGAAGGATGTAAAGGTTTGGAAGGCCATCTGAGAGGCGTTGAGAAAGAGGCTAAAGTGAGGTCCATAAAGCATCCCATAGGCAAAGGGATGGAGATAACATTGATAGGAAAATTCAGTGATCATAATAAAAGGGAAAAGGACCGGGGAAGCCTCTCTAGGGCAGAGAAAAAAGGTGGTATTGTTAAGAAAACAGATAAGAGCAAATGGATAGTTAAGGTGGATGAGAAAAGTGGTGAGGAGAACTTCTACAGATTATCGCCAAGATGA